TCCCATGTATCTGTAATAGAAAAAATACATCCATGTTTAACGCCCTCTCCTTCTGCTTGGTCTAATAATTTTTTGCCATAGCCTTGTTTTCTAAGAGTTTCGTCAACCCACAATTGGTCAATATAGACTGACTCCTTATCAAAAAATGCCTGTAT
This sequence is a window from Alphaproteobacteria bacterium. Protein-coding genes within it:
- a CDS encoding GNAT family N-acetyltransferase gives rise to the protein IQAFFDKESVYIDQLWVDETLRKQGYGKKLLDQAEGEGVKHGCIFSITDTWDFQAEKFYLKNGYERMGEIKNYWFNHSRIFLKKHLKRITL